In Paenibacillus stellifer, the DNA window GCGGAACCTCCTTCAAATACCGCTGGCTGGCCAGAAGGCGGAAGTGAACCTCGGGAAGCGGCGCCTCTTCGAGCAGGGGCAGCTTGCCGGTATCGCTGAAATAGCTGTCCACGGCGCTCTGGACCAGATCGAGAAAGTAGGGAATATCCTTCTCCCCTTCATCAAAAATCTCAAACGTTTCGCGGGACATATAGAACTTCTGATCCGACACGCCTCCCAAGTACCGGGTTAGACGGGAGAGGTCGATGCTTTTGTCTTCTTTGAGCAGCACTGTCCGGTTAATCTTCGGGGGCATGTCATTCTCGAATTGGCGTACAGCTTGTTTAACTTCCGGCAAGGTGACAGTGATCCGGGACGGAGCGGCTTCTTTCTTGAACCTTTTGAAGATCATGCGAAAGACTCCTTTCTTGCTGCCAGATTTAATATCTATAACGCTTTCAATTCCAGTTTATTCAATCCCGAAAATTTTAATCAATTATAATTAACCTGTCACAGAAATGTACGAAACTTTAGAATATTATTTGACGGATTCCCATTTCGTCCACATCTCTCTTGGATTCAGCTCATAGACATCGTTCTCTCTATACATAAACTGGTGCATAATGAACTCACGGCGTATGGTCGCGAAATCTTCATGGTACTCCTTGATAAAAGCGTTGATCTCCTTCTCGCTGTAAGTCACCCCCTGCTGCAACTGCTCCGCCATATGCTGGAGGGCAATCAGCTTCTTCTTGTACTGTGCCGGAATCTGCCGCAGCTTCCCTTCTTTGGAGAAAAAGTTGCGGATCACTGACTCCTGCAGGCTCTGATCCTTGCTGATCTCATCCATTTCTTCTGCCCCCTTGTCAAAAATAAAGGATAACGACGCCTCGCTCCCCTTCCGGATAAACTCCGGATTGAGCTTGAAGTACACGGTGTTCTTGTCCCTGCGTTCCAGGATCATCGCTGCGGCGCGCAGCTTGGCCGCATGATGGGTTACCGTGGGTTGGGACAGCCCGAGCGCTTCCGCCAGCGCCTGCCCGTGCATCTCCCCCTTGGACAGAAGAAGCAGCATCCGCATGCGGGTAGGATCGGCCAGCGCTTTATGATAATTGACAATTTTATCGAGCTGCATCAGAGACACTCCTCATTCAACAAACATGTTATTAGATATATATCTAATTATATAATAATCCTCAAGTTCTGGCAACCGTTCGTTCTGCGGCTGATCC includes these proteins:
- a CDS encoding DUF3939 domain-containing protein, which gives rise to MIFKRFKKEAAPSRITVTLPEVKQAVRQFENDMPPKINRTVLLKEDKSIDLSRLTRYLGGVSDQKFYMSRETFEIFDEGEKDIPYFLDLVQSAVDSYFSDTGKLPLLEEAPLPEVHFRLLASQRYLKEVPPFPLYITDEELMLTHRSEHFK
- a CDS encoding metalloregulator ArsR/SmtB family transcription factor, with the protein product MQLDKIVNYHKALADPTRMRMLLLLSKGEMHGQALAEALGLSQPTVTHHAAKLRAAAMILERRDKNTVYFKLNPEFIRKGSEASLSFIFDKGAEEMDEISKDQSLQESVIRNFFSKEGKLRQIPAQYKKKLIALQHMAEQLQQGVTYSEKEINAFIKEYHEDFATIRREFIMHQFMYRENDVYELNPREMWTKWESVK